The Gammaproteobacteria bacterium genome includes the window GCGCTCGGGCATCTCCAGACGAATCAGACCGGCGGCGGCGAGAATGATGGCGTCGTAGTCGTCGTTGTCCAGCTTCGCTAAACGGCTGTTGACGTTGCCACGCAGATCAAGCAGTTTGAAGTCGGGGAAACGCTCTTTCAATTGGGTTTGACGACGCAGGGAGCAAGTACCCACACGGGCATCGCTGGGCAGTTCGTCAAGGGAGGTGTAGCGGTTGGAGACAAAGGCATCACGGGGGTCTTCCCGTTGCATAATCACCGCCAACTGAAAGCCTTCAGGCAGTTCGGCAGGCACGTCTTTCATCGAGTGGACGGCAATGTCGGCTTCACCGGCCAACATACCTTCCTCTAACTCTTTGACAAACAAGCCTTTGCCGCCGATTTTGGCCAGTGGGCTGTCGAGAATTTTATCTCCTTGGGTGACCATTTTGACCAACTCGATGTTCAAGTCGGGGTTGAGTGCCTGCAGACGGCGGGCAACTTCGTGGGCTTGCCAGAGGGCGAGAGGGCTTTTGCGGGTGGCGATGCGAATGGTTTGAGTCATAAGAGGTGCTTGCAGCTTTGTTTAAGGCTAATATTAGGGAAATTTTTCAATCCGTTTTTAACAGAAAATGGATTCGATGTCTTGTTTTTCAGGATAAAAAAGAGCGTTTGTGATGTTAAAGTGGCTGTTGTTTTGTTTTTCTGTTGTTCTGTTTCCTTCTGTTTTGCTGGCCGCAGAGGTGCAAGTGGTGAGTGACTTGCGCCAAGAGGCTAAGTTGTCTCAGCAGCGAGGCTTGCCTTTGTTGATCAGTTTTTCAGCGGAGGAGTGTCATTACTGTGAACTGCTTGAAGAGGATTTTTTAGAGCCGCTGTTGTTGCGTCAAGTGGATCGAGATCGAGTGATTATCCGTAAGTTGGAGCTGGATGGGGAGGATGTGCGTGGATTTGATGGTGCGTTGCTTAGTCCTGCCGCTGTGGCGCGTCGTTACGGGGTGACGGTGACACCCACGGTGCTGTTTTTGGATTCGCAAGGAGAGGAGTTAAGCGAGCGCCTGATTGGTATCTCTACCCCAGAGTTGTTTGGCGCTTATTTGGATCAGAGTATTGATCAAGCGCGCTCTGTTTTACGAGCAAAGACGTTTAGTTTTTCCCAAACGCCTTAATTTCAACTCAACTGCATCGCTTTGAGTTTTTTTCTCACCGCAGGCAGGTGACGACGGCTGATGTCCAGACGCTGTTCTGAATTGCGAAAACAGATTAAATAACCGCCTTCGTTGTTTTTCACAATGCCGGAGATGTGGCTGTTGGCCACCAAGGCGTTGCGATGAATGCGGGTAAAACCGTCGTTAAATTCCTCTTGCAGCAGCTTGAGTGAATCTTCGATCAGATCTTCGCCCTCTTTGTGGTGAATGGTGACGTATTTGTGTTCGGCTAAAAAGTAGAGAATCTGCGGCACGGGGATC containing:
- the hemC gene encoding hydroxymethylbilane synthase, with product MTQTIRIATRKSPLALWQAHEVARRLQALNPDLNIELVKMVTQGDKILDSPLAKIGGKGLFVKELEEGMLAGEADIAVHSMKDVPAELPEGFQLAVIMQREDPRDAFVSNRYTSLDELPSDARVGTCSLRRQTQLKERFPDFKLLDLRGNVNSRLAKLDNDDYDAIILAAAGLIRLEMPERIKTFIEPEQSLPAVGQGAVGIECRLNDPRIETLLAPLNDPDTVLRVTAERAMNRRLQGGCQVPIGGYAIIDDEQLHLRGLVGSPDGKQVVRAEIHGSAQQAEQLGTQLAETLLDSGARAILNNMGIHPS
- a CDS encoding thioredoxin fold domain-containing protein — protein: MLKWLLFCFSVVLFPSVLLAAEVQVVSDLRQEAKLSQQRGLPLLISFSAEECHYCELLEEDFLEPLLLRQVDRDRVIIRKLELDGEDVRGFDGALLSPAAVARRYGVTVTPTVLFLDSQGEELSERLIGISTPELFGAYLDQSIDQARSVLRAKTFSFSQTP